One window from the genome of Solea solea chromosome 13, fSolSol10.1, whole genome shotgun sequence encodes:
- the LOC131471523 gene encoding IgGFc-binding protein-like translates to MGTLLLLCALGALLSCPSSTEFVGREFVLSFMQNWIKDYETPSHRLYITAVEANTKVTVSVPPLKFRQEETLNAGEGVTVSLPAQVEMYGSVKSPNSVRIEASALVAVTSFNYKLYTADTSLVYPTTEWGNEYFIFTPGQPTCGTFKEFSVTNGKQRNRIEILTQGRIVFQHHVYKKGAQMVIDLQPYESIQLQSTDDLSGSRVSSQYPVAVFTGHSCTWRFSRCDHVNEQLLPVSSWGSSFIVPPLTLQDKYDSVIIQASQATQVTVRNGNTEQVIKMISGQTVTIKSQKKKTVFIQADQGIQVLMFFNGKSFGLLKYYDPFLMTILSTDRFCTSYSLEAFKGFDNQALVVARTSALGKLRIDGRSLPRNVKWETVAGTDFSWTQISHSGRQAVYSSDSRFALYSIAFKNRNSYGAPAQCLQPVRSALPGTCWAKGDPHYHTFDGRHFHFMGTCTYGFAKNCGKNDSPAFEVLAQNENRGSLRVSYVALVTVKVYDVSITVARSETGRVRIDNIVWNLPVTLNNNKLVMSHSGRFVLIETDFGLTVRYDWNHQLIVTLSSSFAGKTCGLCGNFNGNPNDDFTTPSGTQARGAVAFGRSWKVPGLVKDALCSDDCVGGCEKCEDKLMKEWEGNSFCGLITLVVNGPFSKCHSIIDPHTYLENCKYDVCMGGGNHLFLCQALEAYADACQGAGIQVQDWRRVSECPAKCPANSHYELCGNACPVTCSDPNAPSKCKRPCLETCTCNAGFVLSGGQCVPADQCGCTYEGRYVPAGESFWADQGCRSWCKCLPGKRQVDCQNKGCGAGTLCQVVDGIRTCESVSYSTCKASGDPHYTTFDKKRFDYQGTCMYQLVALCSKRPELVPFEVFVEDDHRGSKVVSYTKLVEIKVYSLSIVITRTHVDQIMVNTEMVKLPINLAGGQISAFKKGPNAVVTTNFGLQVSFDQKSVVVVTLPSNYMGAVCGLCGNYNGKSQDDLIPKNGDKVVAPEAFGHSWHVVGRPGCDKM, encoded by the exons ATGGgtactctgctgctgctttgtgctTTGGGAGCTTTACTCAGCT GTCCATCGTCCACTGAATTCGTAGGCAGGGAGTTTGTCCTGTCATTCATGCAGAATTGGATTAAAGATTATGAAACCCCGAGCCATCGGCTCTATATCACTGCTGTTGAGGCCAATACTAAAGTGACAGTGTCTGTGCCGCCCTTAAAATTCAGGCAAGAAGAAACTCTCAATGCTGGAGAAGGGGTCACTGTATCTCTCCCTGCCCAAGTTGAGATGTACGGCTCCGTGAAGTCTCCCAACTCAGTGCGCATTGAAGCCTCAGCACTTGTGGCTGTGACTTCTTTCAACTACAAGTTATACACAGCTGACACCTCTTTGGTGTATCCCACCACTGAATGGGGTAATGAATATTTCATCTTCACCCCTGGTCAACCCACCTGTGGCACCTTTAAAGAGTTCTCTGTGACAAAtggaaaacagagaaacagaattGAAATTTTAACACAAGGGCGCATCGTGTTCCAGCATCATGTCTATAAGAAGGGCGCTCAAATGGTAATAGATCTCCAGCCATATGAGAGTATCCAGCTCCAGAGCACGGATGACCTCTCTGGCAGCAGGGTTTCCTCCCAGTACCCTGTTGCTGTTTTCACAGGTCACAGTTGCACCTGGCGATTCTCAAGATGTGACCATGTTAACGAGCAACTACTGCCTGTCAGCAGCTGGGGATCCAGCTTCATTGTCCCTCCCCTGACACTCCAGGACAAATATGATAGTGTTATTATCCAGGCTTCCCAGGCCACCCAGGTTACTGTCCGAAATGGCAACACTGAACAGGTGATTAAAATGATCAGTGGGCAGACAGTGACAATCAAgtcccaaaaaaagaagacagtgTTCATTCAGGCTGATCAAGGCATTCAGGTCCTCATGTTCTTCAATGGCAAATCGTTCGGGTTGCTCAAATACTATGACCCTTTCTTGATGACCATCCTGTCCACAGACCGTTTTTGCACCTCTTACTCGCTAGAGGCTTTCAAAGGGTTTGACAATCAAGCCCTGGTTGTGGCGCGGACTAGTGCATTGGGAAAGCTGCGTATCGATGGTAGAAGTTTGCCTCGTAATGTCAAGTGGGAAACGGTTGCAGGGACAGATTTCTCATGGACCCAGATTTCTCATAGTGGTAGACAAGCTGTGTACAGCTCCGACTCCCGCTTTGCTCTTTACAGCATAGCATTCAAGAACAGGAACAGTTATGGTGCTCCGGCACAATGTTTACAGCCAG tgAGAAGCGCTTTGCCCGGCACCTGCTGGGCTAAGGGAGATCCTCACTACCATACCTTTGACGGTCGACACTTTCACTTCATGGGTACCTGCACTTATGGTTTTGCCAAAAACTGTGGAAAGAATGATTCCCCAGCCTTTGAGGTCCTTGCCCAGAATGAGAATAGGGGAAGCCTCAGGGTGTCTTATGTCGCCCTGGTCACAGTGAAGGTGTATGACGTGTCCATCACAGTAGCTCGGTCTGAGACAGGTCGTGTGAGG ATTGACAACATCGTGTGGAATTTGCCTGTAAccttgaacaacaacaaacttgTTATGAGTCACAGTGGTCGCTTTGTGCTCATTGAGACTGACTTTGGCCTGACTGTGCGTTATGACTGGAACCACCAGCTCATTGTCACTCTGTCCAGCAGTTTCGCTGGTAAGACCTGTGGTCTCTGTGGCAATTTCAATGGCAACCCCAATGATGATTTCACCACACCCTCTGGCACACAGGCACGTGGGGCTGTGGCCTTTGGTCGCAGCTGGAAGGTGCCGGGGCTGGTGAAAGACGCTCTGTGCAGCGATGactgtgtgggtgggtgtgaaAAGTGTGAAGACAAGTTGATGAAGGAGTGGGAGGGGAACTCGTTCTGTGGGCTTATCACACTTGTAGTAAATGGGCCATTTAGCAAATGCCATTCCATCATTGACCCACATACATACCTGGAGAACTGCAAATATGACGTTTGCATGGGCGGTGGCAATCATCTTTTCCTTTGTCAGGCATTGGAGGCATATGCTGATGCCTGCCAGGGTGCGGGGATTCAGGTTCAAGACTGGAGAAGAGTGTCAGAATGCc CTGCCAAATGTCCAGCCAACAGTCACTATGAGCTCTGTGGCAATGCCTGTCCTGTCACCTGTTCTGATCCTAATGCTCCCTCCAAATGCAAACGCCCATGTTTGGAGACCTGCACCTGCAATGCAGGCTTTGTTTTGAGTGGAGGTCAGTGTGTACCTGCTGACCAGTGTGGCTGCACCTATGAAGGACGATATGTCCCTGCTGGGGAGTCCTTCTGGGCTGATCAGGGCTGCCGGAGCTGGTGTAAATGCCTCCCTGGAAAAAGACAAGTAGACTGCCAGAATAAAGGCTGTGGGGCAGGGACACTGTGCCAGGTGGTTGATGGCATAAGAACATGTGAATCAGTCTCATACAGCACATGCAAGGCCTCAGGAGACCCACACTACACAACCTTTGACAAGAAGAGGTTTGACTACCAGGGCACATGCATGTACCAACTTGTTGCACTCTGCTCCAAGAGACCAGAGTTGGTGCCCTTTGAAGTATTTGTGGAGGATGATCACCGTGGCAGCAAAGTAGTTTCCTACACCAAGTTAGTAGAGATCAAGGTGTATTCCCTCAGCATTGTTATTACGAGGACACACGTGGACCAGATCATG GTGAATACAGAGATGGTCAAACTGCCCATCAACCTGGCAGGAGGGCAGATATCTGCATTTAAGAAGGGCCCCAATGCTGTTGTCACCACAAACTTTGGCCTCCAAGTCTCCTTCGACCAGAAGAGTGTTGTGGTTGTGACATTGCCAAGCAACTACATGGGAGCCGTTTGCGGCCTCTGTGGCAACTACAACGGCAAATCGCAAGATGACCTGATTCCAAAGAATGGTGACAAAGTTGTTGCACCAGAAGCTTTCGGTCACAGTTGGCATGTGGTTGGGCGCCCAGGCTGTGACAAAATGTGA
- the LOC131471525 gene encoding FXYD domain-containing ion transport regulator 6-like isoform X1: MDLVLLVAFISWFSPALGSAFGRVMSASAADHDRDYDSAFHYDYESLRIGGLVFAVVLFILGIVLIVSRKCSCNKSRKPQAEHGVQRA, encoded by the exons ATGGATCTCGTGTTGTTGGTGGCATTCATCTCCTGGTTTTCTCCAGCACTGG gGTCAGCATTTGGTAGGGTAATGTCCG cttcagcagcagatcACGACAGAG ACTACGACAGTGCTTTTCATTATG ATTATGAATCGCTGAGAATCGGTGGCCTGGTTTTCGCAGTGGTCCTGTTCATCTTGGGTATTGTCCTCATAGTCA GCCGGAAATGTTCCTGTAACAAGTCGCG GAAACCCCAAGCAGAACATGGAGTTCAAAGGG CCTAG
- the LOC131471525 gene encoding FXYD domain-containing ion transport regulator 6-like isoform X2, producing the protein MDLVLLVAFISWFSPALASAADHDRDYDSAFHYDYESLRIGGLVFAVVLFILGIVLIVSRKCSCNKSRKPQAEHGVQRA; encoded by the exons ATGGATCTCGTGTTGTTGGTGGCATTCATCTCCTGGTTTTCTCCAGCACTGG cttcagcagcagatcACGACAGAG ACTACGACAGTGCTTTTCATTATG ATTATGAATCGCTGAGAATCGGTGGCCTGGTTTTCGCAGTGGTCCTGTTCATCTTGGGTATTGTCCTCATAGTCA GCCGGAAATGTTCCTGTAACAAGTCGCG GAAACCCCAAGCAGAACATGGAGTTCAAAGGG CCTAG
- the LOC131471524 gene encoding piggyBac transposable element-derived protein 2-like, whose product MAMSARMFYAKRRKSVVVPVHPAISDDDEEDDDDVADPDYVPPSHNQDISCTSDTDPSAKRKRIQPVVEVLHENYSEDSEYSEDDDDNDGDDNVQPAVQDQRPRRSGKLAPRPTTWHKVDQNNTALPEYQHSAPDYIDMPFQYFIRYFDAQMISHITYQTNLYAAQKDINTTFSTNENEIMTFLAILIYMGVVELPSVEGYWAMETRVPQVANLMSSKRFRLLKRVIHFNDNTQIPGTSDRFFKVRPLFSFLNNAFRREPQTPKQSVDEVMVAYKGKTAGNLRQYIKNKPDKWGFKLFARGSEDGFIHDMVLYQGKTTLEAHDVPLTPEQIVLGATSQIVAVLASTMSSLTTTAIFADNFFTSMELVRYLRDQNCRYTGTARDNRIRNPPLKSIKEMEKKAVPRGTYDYVTSDDGILAVRWKDNRTVTLLSTDTGVEPMSSVIRYCSETKTKEPVSCPAVIRSYNANMGGIDKSDMLVHLYHTPMKSKRWYLRLFAYVIDVSITNAWVVYRRDSKALGVNGQSLKDFRIQVFRGASGQTSAKSSTRRSSSSTVESLTTSVYVPEPVRGHRSHTPNEAVCFDLSLFHAPVHAKRQTCKYCSRKGNIVRSNVVCRVCKVHLCMNSERNCFIGYHE is encoded by the exons ATG GCAATGTCTGCCCGGATGTTTTATgccaagaggaggaagagtgttGTCGTGCCCGTCCACCCTgccatcagtgatgatgatgaggaggatgatgatgatgtggcaGACCCTGATTATGTCCCACCCAGCCACAACCAGGACATTTCATGTACAAGTGACACTGACCCCTCTGCCAAGAGGAAACGGATCCAACCTGTGGTCGAGGTGCTCCATGAAAAttacagtgaggacagtgagtaCAGTGAGGATGACGAcgataatgatggtgatgataatgtgCAGCCAGCAGTACAAGACCAGAGGCCAAGGAGATCTGGAAAGTTAGCACCCAGGCCAACCACCTGGCATAAAGTTGACCAGAACAACACAGCCCTTCCTGAATACCAGCACTCTGCCCCAGACTACATTGACATGCCTTTTCAGTACTTTATTAGGTACTTTGATGCCCAAATGATCAGTCATATAACATACCAGACAAACTTATATGCTGCTCAGAAGGACATCAACACCACTTTCTCCACCAATGAGAATGAAATAATGACCTTTCTGGCCATCCTCATCTATATGGGTGTTGTTGAGCTCCCCTCTGTTGAAGGTTACTGGGCCATGGAAACCAGGGTCCCTCAAGTTGCCAACCTGATGTCATCGAAGAGGTTCAGGCTGCTGAAAAGGGTTATCCATTTCAATGACAACACTCAGATCCCAGGCACCAGCGACCGTTTCTTCAAAGTCCGGCCACTGTTCAGCTTTCTCAATAATGCCTTCAGGCGTGAGCCACAGACCCCCAAACAGTCTGTAGATGAGGTGATGGTTGCCTACAAAGGGAAGACAGCTGGCAACCTGAGGCAGTATATCAAAAACAAGCCAGACAAGTGGGGTTTTAAGTTGTTTGCAAGGGGCTCTGAAGATGGCTTCATCCATGACATGGTGCTATACCAGGGCAAAACTACCCTGGAGGCCCATGATGTCCCCCTGACGCCTGAACAAATAGTGCTGGGTGCCACCAGCCAGATTGTTGCTGTCCTGGCGAGTACCATGTCCTCCCTCACCACCACAGCCATCTTTGCTGACAACTTTTTTACCAGCATGGAGCTAGTGCGGTACCTCAGAGATCAGAATTGCAGATACACAGGGACAGCAAGGGACAATAGAATCAGAAATCCTCCACTCAAGTCCATCAAGGAGATGGAGAAGAAGGCTGTACCCCGTGGTACTTATGACTATGTTACCAGTGATGATGGGATACTGGCCGTCAGATGGAAGGACAACAGAACAGTCACTCTGCTGTCAACAGACACGGGGGTTGAGCCGATGTCCTCAGTCATCAGGTACTGCAGTGAGACCAAGACGAAGGAGCCTGTGAGCTGTCCAGCTGTCATCAGGAGTTATAATGCCAACATGGGGGGCATTGATAAGAGTGACATGCTGGTACACCTCTACCACACCCCCATGAAGTCCAAGAGGTGGTACTTGCGTCTGTTTGCATATGTCATTGATGTCAGTATCACAAATGCCTGGGTTGTTTACCGACGGGACAGTAAGGCCCTTGGAGTGAATGGCCAGTCTCTGAAGGATTTCAGAATCCAGGTGTTCAGGGGCGCCAGCGGCCAGACGTCTGCCAAATCGAGCACCAGAAGAAGCTCGTCCTCAACTGTTGAAAGCCTCACCACCAGTGTTTATGTCCCTGAGCCTGTCCGGGGACACCGCAGCCACACACCAAATGAGGCTGTGTGCTTTGACCTGTCCCTCTTTCATGCCCCTGTACATGCCAAACGCCAGACCTGCAAGTACTGCAGCAGGAAAGGCAACATTGTGAGGTCAAATGTGGTCTGCAGGGTCTGCAAGGTCCACCTTTGCATGAACAGTGAGCGCAACTGCTTCATTGGGTACCATGAATAA